A single window of Amyelois transitella isolate CPQ chromosome 17, ilAmyTran1.1, whole genome shotgun sequence DNA harbors:
- the LOC106143452 gene encoding NFU1 iron-sulfur cluster scaffold homolog, mitochondrial-like: MLRNSVRFLRTRSQCGRKSATSFYRYAESRHFSGFQPIISSTNVGIGSPLVNNCFCRNMFIQTQDTPNPNSLKFLPGTKVLEQGQTMDFPNIGAAQCSPLAKMLFRIEGVKAIFFGPEFVTVTKQDDDVEWKILKPEIFATIMDFFASGLPVVTDAKPSGETQINEDDDEIVQMIKELLDTRIRPTVQEDGGDVLFVDFKDGILRLKMQGSCSSCPSSIVTLKNGVQNMMQFYIPEVLAVEQIDDEGEKLSEKIFREFEQLKNKEKKTE; this comes from the exons ATGTTACGAAATTCCGTGAGATTCTTGAGAACACGCAGTCAATGCGGTCGAAAAAGTGCAACGTCTTTTTACAG atATGCGGAAAGCAGGCATTTCAGTGGATTTCAACCTATAATTTCTAGTACAAATGTGGGCATTGGATCACCTCTTGTCAACAATTGTTTTTGCCGCAATATGTTCATACAAACTCAAGACACACCTAATCCTAATAGCTTGAAGTTCCTGCCTGGTACTAAAGTCCTGGAACAAGGGCAAACCATGGATTTCCCTAACATAGGAGCAGCACAATGTAGTCCTCTAG CAAAAATGCTATTCCGCATTGAAGGGGTAAAGGCTATATTCTTTGGTCCGGAGTTTGTGACTGTCACAAAACAGGATGATGATGTGGAGTGGAAGATATTGAAACCTGAAATTTTCGCAACAATCATGGATTTCTTTGCAAGCGGTCTGCCGGTTGTGACTGACGCGAAACCTTCAGGAGAAACAc AAATCAATGAGGATGATGACGAGATAGTGCAGATGATAAAAGAATTACTTGACACTCGCATCAGACCAACAGTCCAAGAGGATGGTGGTGATGTTTTGTTTGTAGACTTTAAAGACGGGATATTAAGGCTCAAAATGCAAGGATCCTGTTCTTCCTGCCCAAGCTCAATTGTGACTTTGAAGAATGGT GTCCAGAATATGATGCAATTCTACATACCGGAAGTACTGGCTGTTGAACAAATCGACGACGAAGGCGAGAAGTTAagcgaaaaaatatttagagaatttgaacaattaaaaaacaaagaaaagaaaactgaataa